CGCTGGCGGCGGTGATCCAGCCGCCGATCGGACGCCAGGCCAGGTAGGCGCCGCTGGCGATACAGACCGCCAGCGCCAGCGCCAGCAGCGCGCCGCCGTTGCGGTGCACGTCGAACAGCGCGCGCAGGGTGCCCTTGTCGAACACCATGCGCAACGACGGCGGCCACTTGCGCGGCCACCACAGCACCAGCCCCGACAGCATCAATAGCAGGTAGGCCAGCGAGGCCCAGGCCAGCACGGCCTTGCCGGTCCGCTCGAGCAGCAGGGCGCTGTGCAGGTTGTAGGCCACGGCGACGAAGCCGTCGTTGTCGCCGCGCCGGCCCTGTTCGCGGCCGCTGGCGGGATCCAGATAGACCGTGCCGCGCCAGGCCGCGCGCACGCGGACCTGCACGGTTTCGCCGGGTTCGCGCGGCGGCCTGAAGGTGAATGCGGCCTGTGGGCCGAACTCGGCCGCGAGCGTGGCGCGCATCGATTCCAGCGAGGCCGGCTGCGCCGTCGCGGCGCCGGCCGCGACGAAATACACCGGATGCAGCCACTGGTCGAGCGGGCGCGCCACCACCAGCAGGGCGCCGCTCAACCCGGACAGGATCAGGATCCCGCCCAGGCCGAGCGCGATCCAGCGGTGGCAGGACAGCCACAGGCGGCGCGCCATGCCCGGTCCGCGCTCAGTACGCCAGGCGCGCCTGCACGTAGACCATGCGCGGCGCGCCGACCATGCGGCCGGCGTTGCTGTCGACGTTGCGGGTGTAATAGCGGCGGTCGAACACGTTGTTCACGCCGAACGCCAGTTCGCTGCCCTTCCATTGCGGAATCTTGTAGCTGAGCTGGGCGTTCCAGACGCTGAAGCCCGGCACGCGGCCATTGCTGGCATCGGCGGTCTCGCGTTCGGTGTTGGCGGTGTCGGAGTATTGGCCGCTCTGCATCGTGGTGAAGACGTTGAAGGTCCAGTCGCGCAGGCTGTAGCGCCCGCCCAGCGTGCCGGTCTGGCGCGAATAGAACGGCACGTCGTTGCCCTCGAATTCGCCGGACTTCTGGATGGCGCGCACGTAGGTGTAGTTGGCGTAGACGTTCAGCCCGGCGAGCGGGCCGGCCTTGTCGAAGTCGTAGTCGATCGCGAACTCCACGCCGTTGTGCGTGGTGGCGCCCAGGTTGCGGAACACGGCCGGATTGGTGCCGGGGATCGACAGGATCTGGTTGTCGAAGCGCAGATTGAACGCGGTGAATTCGGTATGGACCTGTTCGCCCGAATAGCGCAGGCCGGCCTCCAGCGTCTTGGCGACCTCGGGGTTCAGCGGGTTGGTCGCCGACATCGAGTTCAGCTGGGTGTACTGCACGGCGCCGAACGAGGTGCTGTAGTTGGTGTACAGCGTGAGCGCGTCGTCGACCAGGTAGGCGACGTTCAGCGACGGCAGCGCGCGGTTGTTGCGCACGTCGAACGGCGTGTCGTCGGGGGTGCCGCTGGGATTGCGGTTGCTGTGGATGCGCTCGTAGCGCACGCCCGGCGTCAGGCGCCAGTTGCCGAACGCGATGCGGTCGTCCAGGTAGATCGAGTGGGCCTCGGTCTCGTTGTCGAAGACCTGCGTGACGCCGACCTGCCGGCCGGTCGCCAGCGATTCCGAATAACGCCGATCCTGGCCGGTCTCGCGGATGTAGCGGTAGCCGACGGTGATGTCATGCGTGGTCGGGCCCCATTCGACGCGCTGGGTATAGCGCGGCTCGATGCCCAGCACCTGGTTGTTGCGCGGCTGGAAGTCGTTGCGGCCGGTGGCGGTGTTGATCAGCGAGCTCTGGCGCGAACTGTCGTAGTGGTAGACGCGCACCTCGAATTCCTGCGTGTCCGAGAGCGAGTTCAGGTAGCCGACGTCGACCTGGTCGCGCTGCCCTTTCCAGTAGTCGGTGGGCCGGGTGTTCTGGAACGGATCGTCGCGGTACTGGGCCACGGTCAGGCCGCCCGGCGTCATGGACTTGACGTCGTAGTGGGCGAACTTGCCGTAGATTTCCGAGGTCGGGGTCAGCGCGAAGCGCCACTTGAGCGCCACGTCGTTGTAGCGGTCGTGGCTGCTGTCGCGCCATTGCTCGCCGTCCATGCCCGAATACATCAGCGCCACGCCCAGGCCGTTGTCGAACTGCGTGCCGAGAAAGCCGGTGTACTGGGTGTTGGTGCCGCCGTGGCTGAAGATGTTGTAGCGCGCCGAGGCGTCGGCGGTCAGGCCGCTGGTGTTGGGGATCGAGCGCGTCTTGAAGTTGATGACGCCGCCCACGTTCTGCGGGCCGTAGCGCACCGCGCCGCCGCCGCGCACCACGTCGATCGACTCGATGTTGCCCAGGCTGGTCGGCGACATCACCAGGTTCGGCTGGCCATAGGGCGCCATGGCCATCGGGATGCCGTCCAGCAGCATGGTGGTGCGGAACGAGTTGCGCGGGTTCAGGCCGCGGATGCCGACGTGCAGGCCCACCGAGCTGCCGCTGGCGCTGGTGCTGCCGCTGATCTGCACCCCGGGCACGCGCCGCAGGGCGTCGGCCACGTTGGTCGCGCCGCTGTTGTTGATGTCGTCGCTGCGCAGCAGGGTGCGGGCGCCGCCGAAGGTCTGGACGCTGTTTTCAAGACCGGTGCCAAGCCAGTCGGCGCTGACCTGGATCGCTTCCATGGTGTTGGCGCTGGCGGCGCGCGGCGGGCGAACCACGTAGCCCTGGCCCGGCTGCGGTTCCGCGCTCAGGCCGGTGCCGGCCAGCAGTTGCGCCAGGCCGGCGTCGATGGTGTAGCTGCCCTGCAGGCCGCGGGTGGTCTGGCCGGCCGCGTCCTCGGGGCGGAACGACACCGTGATGCCGCCCGCCTTGGCAAAGGCGTTCAGGGCCTGGTCGAGTTGTCCCGCGGCGATGTGGAAGTCGTGCGCCGTGGCCTGTTGCGCCGCCTGGGCCCGGGCCGGCGGCGCCGCCGCGAAGGCGGCCGCCAGGGCGAAGGTCAGCGCCGCCAGGCGGGCGCCTTGTCCCGATTGGCGGGCGCGGGTGGATTGGAGTCGAAAGGCCACGGTTCACGTCCCTGGTTGATCATCAATGTCCGCTATGCCGGACGAGCGATGGGAAAAGGGACAGGGGAAGGAAAATTGAATTGAAACTAAATGAAACTAATGGCTGGATGTGGCAGGTCACGCGGCCGCGCTCGACAGCGTCACCCAATAGCGGGTGCGCTCGACCACGCGCAATCCCAGTGTCCTGGCCAAGATCGCCAGCACCGCGTCCGTGTCCTCCAGGCGGAACACGCCCGAGACGCGCAAGCCGGCCACGGCCGGATCGCAGCGGACGACGCCGCGCCGGTAGCGCGAGAGTTCCGCCAGGAATGCGTCCAGCCGCATGTTGCTGGCCTCGATGACGCCGCGCGTCCAGCCCGGCGCCTCGGGGCCGGCGGGTCGGGCCGGCAGGAAGGCGTTCGCGGTGAAGCGCAGCGACTCGCCGGCGTTGACGATGCGGGGGGCGCCGCCGCCGCGCAGGGTGACCTCGACGCGGTGTTCCAGCACCGTCAGCGCGGTCGTCGCGTCATCGCCTTCCGGCCGCCGCACCACGAAGCGGGTGCCGAGGGCGCGCAGGCGTCCCTGCGGGGTTTCGATGATGAAGGGCCGCGCCGTGCCCGTGGGATCGGACGCGGTCCGGACGTAGACTTCGCCGGCGCGCAATTGCAGCATCCGGGTGTGTTCGGAGAAACGCACGTCGACGTCGGTATCGGTGTTCATCTGCACCTGGCTGCCGTCCGCCAGCGTCAGGTCCTGGTGGCCGCCGACCGCGGTGCGGTAGGCCTCGCCGCCGGAGGGCGAGACCGTCAGGCGATAGCCCAGCCAGGCCGCGGGCAGCGTCACGCCCAGCGCCGCCACCGTGCGCAGCACCGCGCGGCGGTTGGCGCGGCGTTGCCGCGTCAGCAGGGGCACGCCCAGGGCGGGCGGCACCGCGTTGAATTGCTGGCTCAGGCGCTGCGCGCGCTGCCAGGCGACCTCGCGTTCGGGATCGCCCTGGCGCCAGCGCTCGAAGGCGGCATGGTCTTCCGGTCCGGCTTCGCCGGAATGCAATCGCACGAGCCAGCGGGCGGCCTCGCGGATGACCGCGGCGTCAGGGGGCGTGGTGTTGATCGTGGCCACGGCGGATCAGTGGTCCATCAGGGTGAGGCAGATCTCGAAACCCTGCGCCATGTAGCGTTTCACGGTGCGGTCGCTCAACCCGGTGCGGGCGGCGATCTCGACGTAGGAAAGCCCTTCCAGTTGCGACAGGACGAAGACCTCGCGCGCCTGGGGCGCCAGGTTGGCGAGCATCTGGTCCAGCTGCTGCAAGGCTTGCTGTACTTCCAGCAAGGCATCGGGCGAGGCTTCCATTTCGGGCGGCAGCGCCGCCACCGCCTCCAGCCACGCGCGCTCCAGCGAACGGCGGCGCCAATGATCGTTGAGCAGGCCGCGTGCGATGGTGGTCAGGTAGGCGCGCGGTTGCCGCAGCGCGCTGACTTCGTGGGGCTTGCGCAGGACGCGCAGGAAAGTGTCGTGCGCCAGGTCGGCCGCCTCATCGCCATGGCCAAGCCGATGCCGCCACCATTGGCAAAGCCAATCGTAGTGATCTTCGCAGAATAGCTGGAGGGGATTGGACATGCTTGGGAGTCCCCGCGAGCGGCGGGGAGGACACGAGGAACCCGCGTCCCTGTGCCAGGTCCAGCGGCCGATATGCAGGAAATGATACCAAGAATTGTTCGCAGTTTCGAACCCTTGCCGTGACGTGTTGCGTGATTGCTATGGGGACGGATTGCACCGAGTTGGTGCGTCGCTGTCAGGAGGCCGGACCGGGGGCCGGCAGCGTTGGCGGCGTCGTGCAATTGCCCTCGATCTGTTCGCCCGCGAAGGCGCGTTTGATGAAGGCGGTGGAGTCGGGCAGCGATCCGTTCACCGTGGCGGAGTGGTCGAACCCCGGATAGACGTGCCATTCGACGCGGCTGCCCGCCGCGCAGGCCGTCGTCACGCCGGACTGCTGCGCTTCGGGGAAGACGTCGGTGTCCTTGCCGCCGGTGCCCCAGAAAATGGGGATCTCCGTGTGCAGGGTGGGCGGATGCTTGACGCCGGCCAGCTTGCGCGTGATGGCCGAGAGATCCTGGCGGAAGCTGTTGTCCTTGTCCAGGTGATCGAAGCGGGCCCGCTGCTCGACCTGCGGAAAGCACGCCGTGCGGGTCAGCTCGAACGCCGGCAGGGCCTTGTCGGACACGTATTCCTCCGGCTTGATGGCGGGATCGACCAGCTGGATCGCGTTCAGGTACACCAGGAAATAGGCGACCCGCTTGGTGTTGTTCATCGGCGCCGCGTAGTCGCGCGCCGACAGGTTCACGCCGGTGCCGACGGCGCCGGCGATATCGAGTTCGGGGGCGTAGTCCTTGGCGAAGGTGGCCGTCGCCACCACCGCGCCGCCGCCTTGCGATTGCCCGATCAGCACCGTGCGCGCGGAGACCGGGTAATGCTTCTGGACGGCGCGAATGCTGTCCAGGATGCTGTAGGCCTCGGACCGCACGTGCGCGTAAGGATGCGCGCCCGGGGTGCCGAGGCCCTGGTAGTCGGTGGCGACGATCGCGTAGCCCTGGTCCAGCCAATAGTCGAGATAGCGCGTGTCGCGGTCCCCGCGCCCGGCAAAGGACGGGGCGCAGACGTCGGCGATGCCGACGGTGCCATGGGCCCAGGCGAGCAGCGGCCAACCGCCGGCCGGCGGCGCGCGGGCAGTTCTTTCAGTCGGTTCCGGGATGGCGGACTCGCGCAATGCCGCAGCGGCCCAATGGCGCCGCCGGCAAATGGCGCAGGCCCCAATATTTTTGGCGCCAATTTTGTGAGAAAATTTCCGCGATGCCCCAGGACATGGCGCCCGAGCCGCGCGCGTCATGTCCTGGCGGTCCGACGCCACCCCACGCGTCCGCCCGCCGCGCCGCTTGCGCCGCCCGGCGCCGGACGTCCACCTCGCCATCGCCCATGTCCGCACCGCTCGACGCCGTCTCTCCCGCCCATGACTCCAAGGCCCGCCACGACGGCCTGTGCCGCAAGACCGCCAGCGCGGCCGGCGTCGATCCCGATGCCGTGATCGGATTCCTCGACGACGTCGAACAGGCCGGCCTGGACCTGCATGGCTTCATGCTGTTCCGCGACGGCGCGGTGGCGGCCGAGGGCTGGCGCTGGCCCTACGCCGCGCAGCGGCCGCGCAATCTGCATTCGGTGGCCAAGAGCTTCACGGCCAGCGCCATCGGCCTGGCGGTGCAGGAAGGATTGCTGCGCCTGGACGCGCCGGTCATCGGCTTCTTCCCTGAATTCGCCGAGGAGGCCCGGCAGCCGGGCCTGGAAGCGATGACCGTCGAGCACCTGCTGACCATGAGCGTCGGCCATGAATCGGAAACCTCGGGCGCGGTCTGGCGCGGCATCAAGACCAGCTGGGTGCGCGAGTTCTTCAAGATCCCGCTGGCGTACGCGCCGGGCGAGCGCTTCGTCTACACCAGCGCCGCCAGCTACATGCTGTCGGCCATCCTGACGCGCCTGACCGGCCAGACCATGCACGACTACCTCAAGCCGCGCCTGTTCGAGCCGCTGGGCATCGCCGGCGAAGCCTGGGACGTGGGGCCGGACGGCGTCAACCCGGGCGGCAACGGCCTGGTGGCGACGACGGCGGACCTGCTCAAGCTGGGCATCCTCCATCTGCAGGACGGCGCCTGGCAGGGCCGCCAGGTGCTGCCGCCGGACTGGGTGCGCGCCGCGACGCGGGCGCAGGGGCCGTCCGCCGGCTATGGCTACCAGTGGTGGGTGTACGACGACGCCACCTATGCCGCCATCGGCAAGTTCGTGCAGATGGTGCGCGTCTATCCCGAACATGGCGCGGTGCTGGCGGTGATCGGCGCGATGAAAGGCAGCTCGCGCCTGGTGCCGCACATGAACGCGCACTTCCCGGCGGCGTTTGGCGTGTCGAGTCCCGACGCCGCCAAGGATGAGCGCCTGGCCGCGCGCCTGGCGGCCTGGCAGCACGAGGAGGCGGCCGCGCCGTGGAAGTCGCCGTTCCAGGCCGCCGGCCTTCCCGCGCAGCCGCCGCGGCGCCTGCGTTTCACGGCCGCCGACAACGCCCAGGGCATCACCGGCATTGAACTGGACCTGTCCGCCGAGGGCTGCCGCTTCACGCTGACGGATGCCGACGGCCGCCACACCATCATGGCCGGCTGGGATCGCTGGGTCGAGGGCGTGACCGACATGCCGGGGCGCGACCTGCACCACGGTTATCACATCCCCGATTGCGTGGTGGTCGCGCGCGCCGCCTGGCTGGACCAGCGCCGCCTGCACATGACGTGGATCCTGCCGGAGACGGCGTTCCGCGACACGGTGCTGTGCGAGATCGACGGCGACACGCTGCGCTATACCCGCACGGTGAACATCAACAGCGGCGCGCTCGGCTACGACACGGTGGTCGCGCGCGCGGATCAACCGGCCTGACCGGGCGTCACGGTTCGGTCACAAACGCCGACTACGATGCAGCAGCTCTGGCGCCTGCCGTCATCGCGGTGAACATCGCGGCTGTGTTCGACTATTCCTGCCATGACTCCCTCCCGACGCGCCCGCGGCGCCTGGTTCGTGACTCGCTGCTTCCTGCTCGCCGCCGCCCTGGGCGTGCACGGGCAGGCCGCGCGCGCGCAGGGCGCTGGCGACCTGCGCTTTTTCGACATTCCCGCTTTGCCGTTGGCCGAGGCGCTGCAACGCTTCACGGCCAGCACCGGTCATTCCGGGTTGTATGACAGCCGCCTGACGAAAGGCCGCCGCTCGAGCAGCGTGGTGGGCAACTACACGGCCGAATCGGCCTTGCGGCTGCTGCTGCGGGATTCCGGCCTGCAGGCCCGCTACGGTTCCCCCGACACCTTCATCATCGCCGCCGAGGCCCCGGCCGCCGCGCCGCAACCGGCGCAGGCCCTGGCGGCGCGCAGGCGCTTCTACGGCAAGCTGCAGGTCGCCATGCGCGCCTTGCTGTGCGGCGACCCGGCCGTGCGCCCGGGGCACTATCGCGCGGCGATCAGCCTGTGGTTCGGCGATGCCGGCCAGGTCCGGCGCGTGCGCCTGCTGGATTCGACCGGGTCGCCGCAGCGCGATGCGCTGCTGGCGCAGCGGCTGGAGCGGCTGCGGCTGGACGAACCGGCGCCGCCGGGCGTGAACCAGCCGGTCACGTTCGTCATCCGGCCGCAAGCCGCCGCCGCCGAGGGAGACTGCCTTGCGTCGTGACGCGGCGGCCACTAGCTGGCCGGGACGGGGGGCGTGATGGACGTCGGCCTGGCCGCCTTGCGCAAATCGCTGGTCACCCACTATGACCGGCTCAAGCGTCGTCTCGCCGCCCGCCTGGGCAACGACGAGCTGGCCAGCGACGCGCTGCAGGACGTCTACCTGAAGCTGGACGCGGTGGCCGCGCCCGACAGCGTGCGCCAGCCCGAGGCCTATCTGTACCGCATGGCGTTCCATATCGCCGTCGACTACGCGCGCTCGGGCGACGAGCGCCTGACGTCCGCCGAGACCGACGAGATTCTCGGCCTGACGCCGGATTCGGCGCCGGGCCCGGCGCAGATCACGGAGGACCGGCAGACGCTGCAGGTCCTGCTGGCGGCGCTGGAGCGCCTGCCGGTGCGCCAGCGCGACATCCTGCTGGCGCACCGGCTGGATGGAACGCCGCAGAAGGATCTGGCGCTGCGGTATGGCATTTCGGTGCGCATGGTGGAGCGCGAATTGCAGAAGGCGCAGGCGTATTGCCGCGCGCGACTGCCATCCCCGAGACAGGAACGATGAACATCAGCCGTTATTTCACCTGCGCCGCCGAGGCGCTGGAGCGCGAGGCCGACACCTGGGTGCGGCGCATCCAGTCCGGCCAGGCCACCCGCCGCGACGCCCTGGCGCTGCGCGAATGGTGCGCGCGCAGCGACGCGCACGCCGCGGCCTTCGAACGGGCGCGCCGCGCCTGGGCCGAACTGGGCGCGGCGGGCCGCGAGTTCCGCGCCGTCCACCCGCGCACGGCGCCGGCCCCGTCCGGACGCCGGCGATTCCTGCGCATGGGCCTGGCGGGCGTGGGCACGGCCACCGCCGCGGTCGCGTTGGCGCCGCTGGGATGGTGGTCGACGCTGGCCGGACTGGGCGCGGACTACAGCACCGGCGTGGGCGAGCAGCGCACCGTCGAGTGGGGCGGGCAGGCCGTGGTCGAACTGGATGCGCACACGCGCATGAATGTCTCGGACGGGCAACGGCGCCTGGCGCTGCTGGAAGGGCAGGCCGCCATCAGTTGCCCGCAGGCGCAACAGGCCCTGACCGTGTCGGCCGGCGCGGGCGAGATGGTGGTGGGTGGGGCGACGGTGGGGCTGCGCCGCATCGGCGACAGCGTCACGGTGACCTGCCTGTCGGGCCAGGTGGCGATCCGCCACCCGCGCGCCGAGCTGGCGCTGCGGGCCGGGCAGCAGGCCAGCTACGACGCCGACGCCGTGATGACGCCGGTGCGCGCCGACCTGGAACAGGCCATGGGCTGGCGCGAGGGCGTGCTGGTGTTCCGCGACATGCCGCTGGCCGACGCGGTGGCCGAGATCAACCGCTATCGGCCGGGCCGCATCCTGGTGCTGGGCGACGCGCTGGCGGCGCGGCGGGTCAGCGGGCGGTTCCAGATCGCGCGGCTGGACCTGGCGATCGACCGCATCAGCGAGGCCTTCGGCGCGCACGTCAGCACGCTGCCCAAGGGCGTGGTGGTCCTGAGCTGACACCTGCATGAGCTGAAACAAAAGCTTCACGAAAAAAACGGTTCGGGTTCGGGATGGGCAAACACGACAGGAAGTAACGCAGGCGCACGCCCCGCTCCCACGCGGAGGGCGCGCCATCCGGTCCCTTACCTGAGTCCGTTTCCATGCCCGGCCATTCCCGCTTCGCTTCCCGCCTTTCTTCCCGCTCCCTCGCCCGTGGCCGCGCGCCGCGCCGCACGCCGCTGGCGTTGGCGCTGGCCTCGCTCGCGTTCGTCGGCGCAGGCGCGCAGGCCCAGCCCGCCGCTTTCAGCAGCGGCTGGTTCGCGGCCAAGAACGCGACGCAGGCCAATACGCTGGCCACCGGCCGCCTGCCCAATGGCCTGCCGGCCACCTCGCTGCCCGGCGGCGACCGCCAGGCGCAGGCCGCGCGCGAGCAGCTGCAGCGCTCGGTCGGCAACCTGGGGCGCAGCGCCGCCTCGATCGCCGCGCAGCAGGCGGCGCAGCGCGCGGCGCGCGATGCCGCGCTGGCCGCTGGCGGCAGCGTGCCGGACGGCCTGGCCGAGGGCGGCCTGAAGGTGGACGCCAATCCGCTGACCGCGGGCTGGCGCAATGCCAAGGCGCCGGTGCAGACCGCCGCCGCCGGCCGTGCCAAGGTCACCATCGAGCAGACCGGCGACAAGGCCATCCTGAACTGGGAGACCTTCAACGTCGGCCAGCGCACCACGGTCGAATTCCGCCAGGAGGCGTCCTGGGCCGTGCTGAACCGCGTCAACGATCCGAAGGCGCGGCCCTCGGTGATCCAGGGGCAGATCCAGGCCAACGGCACGGTGATGATCGTCAACCGCAACGGCGTGGTGTTCGACGGCACCTCGCAGGTGAACGTGCGCAACCTGGTGGCGGCGGCGGCGCGCGTCAGCGACGCGCAGTTCCTGGACAAAGGCCTGTACAGCGCCAATGACAGCACGCCGACCTTCGCCGATGCGCTGGGCAAGGTGGAACTGCGGCCGGGCGCCAGCATCGAGACCAACCGCCCGTCGAGCGTGACGCAGTCGGGCGGCTACGTGCTGCTTCTGGGCCGCGAAGTCGACAATGCCGGCACCATCGCCACGCCGCGCGGCCAGGCCGCGCTGGCCGCGGGCGACAGCTTCGTCATCCGCCGCGGGCAGGGCACCGAGGGCAATGTGGCCTCGACCACGCGCGGCAATGAAGTGCTGCCGTCCGGCGACGGCATCGTGCGCAACCGCGGGCTGGTGCTGGCGCCGCTGGGGGACATCACGCTGGCCGCGCGCCAGGTCGAACAGGCCGGCGTGCTGGCCGCGACCACCTCGGTCGACGCGCGCGGCGCCATCCATCTGAACGCCACCGGCGCCAACGGCGCCGTGACCCTGTCGTCCGCGGCGACCACCGCGATCCTGGTCGACGCCGACGGCGCCACCGCGCTGGACGGCCAGCGCGACAACCTGATGCTGCCCAGCGTCAGCGGCGGGCCGACCCTGGCGCCGACAGATGCCAACCGGCGCGAATTGTCGCTGGTGCAGATCCAGAGCAGCGGCGCCGTGGACTTCCAGTCCGGCTCGCTGACGCTGGCCACAGGCGGCCAGGTGGCGGTCAAGGCGGCCGGGCGCAGCCTGGTGCGCGACGGCGCGCAGATCGACGTCAGCGGGGCCATCGGCGTGGCGGTCGCGATGGAGTCGAACAATATCAAGATCAACCTGCAGGGCAACGAGCAGCGCGACTCGCCGCTCAATCGCGATAGCGGCCTGCTGAACAACAGCGACGTCTGGCTGGATCGCCGCGACCTGATCCGCGTGGC
The window above is part of the Achromobacter deleyi genome. Proteins encoded here:
- a CDS encoding FecR family protein, with the translated sequence MNISRYFTCAAEALEREADTWVRRIQSGQATRRDALALREWCARSDAHAAAFERARRAWAELGAAGREFRAVHPRTAPAPSGRRRFLRMGLAGVGTATAAVALAPLGWWSTLAGLGADYSTGVGEQRTVEWGGQAVVELDAHTRMNVSDGQRRLALLEGQAAISCPQAQQALTVSAGAGEMVVGGATVGLRRIGDSVTVTCLSGQVAIRHPRAELALRAGQQASYDADAVMTPVRADLEQAMGWREGVLVFRDMPLADAVAEINRYRPGRILVLGDALAARRVSGRFQIARLDLAIDRISEAFGAHVSTLPKGVVVLS
- a CDS encoding PepSY-associated TM helix domain-containing protein — its product is MARRLWLSCHRWIALGLGGILILSGLSGALLVVARPLDQWLHPVYFVAAGAATAQPASLESMRATLAAEFGPQAAFTFRPPREPGETVQVRVRAAWRGTVYLDPASGREQGRRGDNDGFVAVAYNLHSALLLERTGKAVLAWASLAYLLLMLSGLVLWWPRKWPPSLRMVFDKGTLRALFDVHRNGGALLALALAVCIASGAYLAWRPIGGWITAASGQPRVVAPKLAPGQAPMRPLDELAAAAQAAYPDGAIGFFLYTPHADRPLAVRMRLPDDPHPNGRSTVWLDPRTATVVAAQRWNELDPGARINSILYPLHTGELGGVAGEAAVALLGLGLGALGISGIWLWWRRRGLRRAQAPAGQRVARAPR
- a CDS encoding FecR domain-containing protein, which encodes MATINTTPPDAAVIREAARWLVRLHSGEAGPEDHAAFERWRQGDPEREVAWQRAQRLSQQFNAVPPALGVPLLTRQRRANRRAVLRTVAALGVTLPAAWLGYRLTVSPSGGEAYRTAVGGHQDLTLADGSQVQMNTDTDVDVRFSEHTRMLQLRAGEVYVRTASDPTGTARPFIIETPQGRLRALGTRFVVRRPEGDDATTALTVLEHRVEVTLRGGGAPRIVNAGESLRFTANAFLPARPAGPEAPGWTRGVIEASNMRLDAFLAELSRYRRGVVRCDPAVAGLRVSGVFRLEDTDAVLAILARTLGLRVVERTRYWVTLSSAAA
- a CDS encoding sigma-70 family RNA polymerase sigma factor, which translates into the protein MSNPLQLFCEDHYDWLCQWWRHRLGHGDEAADLAHDTFLRVLRKPHEVSALRQPRAYLTTIARGLLNDHWRRRSLERAWLEAVAALPPEMEASPDALLEVQQALQQLDQMLANLAPQAREVFVLSQLEGLSYVEIAARTGLSDRTVKRYMAQGFEICLTLMDH
- a CDS encoding alpha/beta hydrolase gives rise to the protein MRESAIPEPTERTARAPPAGGWPLLAWAHGTVGIADVCAPSFAGRGDRDTRYLDYWLDQGYAIVATDYQGLGTPGAHPYAHVRSEAYSILDSIRAVQKHYPVSARTVLIGQSQGGGAVVATATFAKDYAPELDIAGAVGTGVNLSARDYAAPMNNTKRVAYFLVYLNAIQLVDPAIKPEEYVSDKALPAFELTRTACFPQVEQRARFDHLDKDNSFRQDLSAITRKLAGVKHPPTLHTEIPIFWGTGGKDTDVFPEAQQSGVTTACAAGSRVEWHVYPGFDHSATVNGSLPDSTAFIKRAFAGEQIEGNCTTPPTLPAPGPAS
- a CDS encoding TonB-dependent siderophore receptor yields the protein MAFRLQSTRARQSGQGARLAALTFALAAAFAAAPPARAQAAQQATAHDFHIAAGQLDQALNAFAKAGGITVSFRPEDAAGQTTRGLQGSYTIDAGLAQLLAGTGLSAEPQPGQGYVVRPPRAASANTMEAIQVSADWLGTGLENSVQTFGGARTLLRSDDINNSGATNVADALRRVPGVQISGSTSASGSSVGLHVGIRGLNPRNSFRTTMLLDGIPMAMAPYGQPNLVMSPTSLGNIESIDVVRGGGAVRYGPQNVGGVINFKTRSIPNTSGLTADASARYNIFSHGGTNTQYTGFLGTQFDNGLGVALMYSGMDGEQWRDSSHDRYNDVALKWRFALTPTSEIYGKFAHYDVKSMTPGGLTVAQYRDDPFQNTRPTDYWKGQRDQVDVGYLNSLSDTQEFEVRVYHYDSSRQSSLINTATGRNDFQPRNNQVLGIEPRYTQRVEWGPTTHDITVGYRYIRETGQDRRYSESLATGRQVGVTQVFDNETEAHSIYLDDRIAFGNWRLTPGVRYERIHSNRNPSGTPDDTPFDVRNNRALPSLNVAYLVDDALTLYTNYSTSFGAVQYTQLNSMSATNPLNPEVAKTLEAGLRYSGEQVHTEFTAFNLRFDNQILSIPGTNPAVFRNLGATTHNGVEFAIDYDFDKAGPLAGLNVYANYTYVRAIQKSGEFEGNDVPFYSRQTGTLGGRYSLRDWTFNVFTTMQSGQYSDTANTERETADASNGRVPGFSVWNAQLSYKIPQWKGSELAFGVNNVFDRRYYTRNVDSNAGRMVGAPRMVYVQARLAY
- a CDS encoding serine hydrolase domain-containing protein, translated to MSAPLDAVSPAHDSKARHDGLCRKTASAAGVDPDAVIGFLDDVEQAGLDLHGFMLFRDGAVAAEGWRWPYAAQRPRNLHSVAKSFTASAIGLAVQEGLLRLDAPVIGFFPEFAEEARQPGLEAMTVEHLLTMSVGHESETSGAVWRGIKTSWVREFFKIPLAYAPGERFVYTSAASYMLSAILTRLTGQTMHDYLKPRLFEPLGIAGEAWDVGPDGVNPGGNGLVATTADLLKLGILHLQDGAWQGRQVLPPDWVRAATRAQGPSAGYGYQWWVYDDATYAAIGKFVQMVRVYPEHGAVLAVIGAMKGSSRLVPHMNAHFPAAFGVSSPDAAKDERLAARLAAWQHEEAAAPWKSPFQAAGLPAQPPRRLRFTAADNAQGITGIELDLSAEGCRFTLTDADGRHTIMAGWDRWVEGVTDMPGRDLHHGYHIPDCVVVARAAWLDQRRLHMTWILPETAFRDTVLCEIDGDTLRYTRTVNINSGALGYDTVVARADQPA
- a CDS encoding RNA polymerase sigma factor; its protein translation is MDVGLAALRKSLVTHYDRLKRRLAARLGNDELASDALQDVYLKLDAVAAPDSVRQPEAYLYRMAFHIAVDYARSGDERLTSAETDEILGLTPDSAPGPAQITEDRQTLQVLLAALERLPVRQRDILLAHRLDGTPQKDLALRYGISVRMVERELQKAQAYCRARLPSPRQER
- a CDS encoding secretin and TonB N-terminal domain-containing protein produces the protein MTPSRRARGAWFVTRCFLLAAALGVHGQAARAQGAGDLRFFDIPALPLAEALQRFTASTGHSGLYDSRLTKGRRSSSVVGNYTAESALRLLLRDSGLQARYGSPDTFIIAAEAPAAAPQPAQALAARRRFYGKLQVAMRALLCGDPAVRPGHYRAAISLWFGDAGQVRRVRLLDSTGSPQRDALLAQRLERLRLDEPAPPGVNQPVTFVIRPQAAAAEGDCLAS